Proteins co-encoded in one uncultured Draconibacterium sp. genomic window:
- a CDS encoding glycosyltransferase, whose protein sequence is MGIVRIIIESLFLIYTIGIFSFYFWLAIVSARELIRNVREAKTTNFDALLSSPIAPKISLLAPAYNESLTIVDNIKALLGLYYQNFEIIVINDGSKDDSLEKTIAAFDLEKVPFAIDYQIQCQEILGVYKSKAKAYSNLTVVDKRNGGKADALNAGINIAKGDYFISIDVDSIIDPHALKKLIKPFLEASDKKVIAAGGVIQIANSCVIENGQLVEVNVPSKLIPRFQVIEYSRSFLMGRLAWSRLDGLLLISGALGLFDKEVVINCGGYYTKTVGEDMELVVRMRKYMGKQGIKYKVVYISDPLCWTEAPSTLKVLGSQRNRWTRGTIDTIMLHRDIFMNPKFGFMGMVSHPYWVFFEWLAPIVEFLGISYFITIALLGLADWSFFYVMFGFIYFFAIMISTYAILFDHLSYNRYKDKRMIIKLLMTTWLEPFLYHPLVVYWGLRGNYDYFIKKKKTWGKMTRAGFNISKQKK, encoded by the coding sequence ATGGGAATTGTAAGAATAATAATCGAATCGTTATTTCTGATTTATACAATTGGTATTTTCAGTTTTTATTTTTGGCTTGCCATTGTTTCGGCCAGAGAATTGATACGAAATGTTCGCGAAGCAAAAACAACCAATTTCGACGCGCTGCTGTCCTCTCCTATTGCTCCCAAAATTTCGCTTTTGGCACCGGCATACAACGAATCGCTTACCATTGTCGACAACATAAAAGCACTGCTTGGGTTGTATTATCAGAATTTCGAGATAATTGTTATTAACGATGGCAGCAAAGACGATTCGCTGGAAAAAACTATTGCTGCATTCGATCTCGAAAAAGTACCTTTCGCAATCGATTATCAGATTCAGTGCCAGGAAATTCTTGGCGTATACAAATCGAAGGCAAAGGCTTACTCCAACCTTACAGTGGTTGACAAACGCAACGGAGGAAAGGCCGATGCATTAAACGCAGGTATAAACATTGCCAAAGGCGATTATTTTATTTCAATTGATGTGGATTCGATTATCGATCCACATGCACTGAAAAAGTTGATAAAACCTTTCCTTGAAGCAAGTGATAAAAAGGTAATAGCCGCTGGTGGTGTAATTCAAATTGCCAATTCGTGTGTAATCGAAAACGGGCAGTTAGTAGAAGTAAATGTTCCCAGCAAACTTATTCCGCGTTTTCAGGTAATCGAATATAGCCGTTCGTTTCTGATGGGAAGACTGGCCTGGAGCCGCCTCGATGGTTTATTGCTAATATCGGGGGCACTGGGGCTTTTTGACAAGGAAGTAGTTATAAACTGCGGAGGCTACTACACGAAAACCGTTGGCGAAGATATGGAGTTGGTGGTACGCATGCGTAAATACATGGGCAAACAGGGGATAAAATATAAGGTGGTTTATATTTCCGACCCCTTGTGCTGGACCGAAGCACCTTCAACCCTTAAAGTACTCGGATCGCAGCGAAACCGGTGGACACGCGGCACAATTGATACCATAATGCTGCATCGCGATATTTTTATGAATCCGAAGTTCGGTTTTATGGGCATGGTTTCGCACCCCTACTGGGTGTTTTTCGAATGGCTGGCCCCGATTGTTGAATTTTTAGGCATATCTTATTTTATCACCATCGCCTTGCTTGGGCTGGCCGACTGGTCGTTTTTTTACGTAATGTTTGGTTTTATATACTTTTTTGCGATTATGATTTCGACCTATGCCATCCTTTTCGATCATCTTTCATACAACCGCTACAAGGATAAACGCATGATAATAAAATTACTGATGACAACCTGGCTCGAACCGTTTCTCTATCATCCTTTAGTTGTTTATTGGGGACTCCGGGGAAACTACGACTATTTCATAAAAAAGAAAAAAACGTGGGGAAAAATGACACGTGCCGGCTTTAATATTTCGAAACAAAAAAAATAA
- a CDS encoding YaiO family outer membrane beta-barrel protein: protein MKQNRLYFKIVSVLFILTVTGTSGILQAQTYDEARNYAFNGEREKARDICRQILSEGFNSDVALLMGRTFSWDGMYDSARVVLQEVLIQRPENMEAYDAISDVEFWADDNAKAIEYCNAALKLEPKSSKFSMKKARILYSNEQYKEAVDVLEKFLHENPGEPDFLLKLKEYRLDLMKNKIRLVYTYDNFDSDYNRDPWHFLALSYGRKTKLGSVIARLNYANRFGSDGLQLEMDAYPKIGENNYAYVNYGYSSNSLFPGNRYGFELYHNFPKAWEGSIGMRYLDFSSSGVDIYTATLGKYVGNYWISLRSYVTPDTDGTSVSGALSIRRYFADSENYLGLKVSYGVSPDDNRKPIDTEKNLTLKTRSVRMEYNRLIKKIWIISAGFNLGNEQLEPGDYSGYYSFDIGFSRLF from the coding sequence ATGAAGCAGAATCGATTGTATTTCAAAATAGTAAGTGTACTTTTTATTTTGACCGTTACAGGAACATCAGGTATTCTACAGGCTCAAACCTATGATGAAGCCCGGAATTATGCCTTTAACGGCGAACGGGAAAAAGCCCGCGACATTTGCCGTCAGATTCTTTCCGAAGGTTTTAATTCGGACGTGGCTTTGTTAATGGGCCGTACCTTTTCCTGGGACGGAATGTACGATTCGGCAAGGGTAGTTTTGCAGGAGGTTTTAATACAGCGCCCCGAAAATATGGAAGCCTATGATGCGATTTCAGATGTTGAGTTTTGGGCTGATGACAATGCGAAAGCCATTGAATATTGTAATGCAGCCTTAAAGCTGGAACCTAAATCGTCGAAGTTTTCCATGAAAAAAGCCCGCATACTATACAGCAACGAGCAATACAAAGAAGCAGTTGATGTGTTGGAAAAGTTCCTGCATGAAAATCCGGGCGAACCCGATTTCCTGCTTAAGTTAAAGGAATACAGGCTCGACCTGATGAAAAACAAAATCAGGCTGGTTTATACTTACGATAATTTCGACAGCGATTATAACCGCGATCCCTGGCATTTTTTGGCCCTGTCGTATGGGCGAAAAACTAAACTGGGGTCGGTTATTGCACGTTTGAATTATGCAAATCGTTTCGGTTCAGACGGGCTACAATTGGAAATGGATGCCTACCCGAAAATTGGCGAAAACAATTATGCTTACGTAAATTACGGCTACTCGTCGAATTCGCTTTTCCCTGGCAACCGTTATGGTTTTGAGCTCTACCACAATTTTCCAAAAGCATGGGAAGGATCGATAGGAATGCGCTACCTCGATTTTAGCTCTTCGGGCGTTGACATTTATACCGCCACACTAGGGAAATATGTTGGAAATTACTGGATATCGCTGCGATCGTACGTTACCCCCGATACCGACGGCACATCAGTTTCCGGCGCTTTGTCGATACGTCGCTATTTCGCCGATTCAGAAAATTATCTGGGGCTTAAAGTAAGTTATGGTGTTTCGCCCGACGATAACAGGAAACCAATAGATACGGAAAAGAACCTGACCCTTAAAACCAGATCGGTAAGGATGGAATACAACCGGCTGATTAAAAAAATATGGATTATTAGTGCCGGGTTCAATTTAGGTAACGAACAACTGGAACCCGGAGATTATTCGGGATACTATTCGTTTGACATAGGGTTTTCGAGGTTATTTTAA
- a CDS encoding sulfatase-like hydrolase/transferase, whose product MGKITDTFGLLLRTLRRFISLSFILAAMILLVRLYELVITYNFYNYPPGSFSSLLIGVKYDIIMYLRISAVLMIPFLLLGLFSQKAARVFFISASIFLVLGDMLLLKYFSTAGVPLGSDLFAYSIEEINQTVQSSGEMNVWPFVFMALFLVYMVRFFIKHVYFKLKPWMLLIISATMFASFAPIDFLKPQPSDFENEFSLFAATNKLNFFSESVLTRYVFNEQQSQQTYTFKTQVTTADGSFTYLDEDYPFLHNETTPDVLGKYFEPLETKPNIVFIIVESLGRAYSGEGAYLGSFTPFLDSLMDKSLYWENNLSTSGRTFEVLPSTLASVPFGDRGFTELAEDMPDHLSLISILKTQANYTSSFTYGGEAHFDNMDIFLNRQGIDKIIDNTNFGTGYKKMPPSATSGFSWGFGDKEIFRRYIDEIKADNTASPRMDVILTLAIHSPFVVANQDYYISKFNERLEKLELSEKTKNFNRNYQQQFSTVLYFDDALRYFFSEFKKLPSFNNTIFVITGDHRMPEVPISTQLDRFHVPLVIYSPMIKKPAKFSSLVTHFDITPSLLAMLDADSIISRPKAAAWIGHGLDDEEDFRVANAYPLMRNKNEILDYIDDERMLANKVIYQVYENMNIETVDEPDKEKELEAKLNNFLLKNKHACKNNKLIPDSLKVYTYKGQ is encoded by the coding sequence ATGGGGAAAATTACTGATACATTTGGCTTGCTTCTACGCACCTTAAGGCGTTTTATCAGCCTGAGTTTTATTCTGGCCGCAATGATTTTGCTCGTGCGTTTGTACGAACTGGTAATCACCTACAATTTCTACAATTATCCTCCGGGAAGTTTTAGCTCGTTGCTTATCGGAGTAAAATACGACATCATTATGTACCTAAGGATTTCAGCGGTGCTAATGATTCCATTTTTGCTGCTGGGTTTGTTCAGCCAAAAAGCAGCACGTGTATTTTTTATTTCTGCTTCTATATTCCTGGTGTTGGGCGATATGCTGTTGCTCAAATATTTCTCCACTGCCGGAGTTCCGCTGGGTTCCGATTTGTTTGCCTATTCCATCGAAGAGATTAACCAAACCGTACAAAGTTCGGGCGAGATGAATGTGTGGCCGTTCGTTTTTATGGCGCTCTTTTTGGTATACATGGTGCGGTTTTTTATAAAACACGTGTACTTCAAACTAAAACCGTGGATGCTTTTAATTATCTCGGCTACGATGTTTGCCTCATTTGCCCCAATCGATTTTCTAAAACCACAACCTTCTGATTTTGAAAACGAATTTTCGCTGTTTGCAGCGACCAATAAACTCAACTTTTTTAGCGAAAGTGTATTAACGCGTTATGTCTTTAACGAGCAGCAGAGCCAGCAAACTTACACCTTTAAAACACAAGTAACCACTGCCGATGGTTCTTTTACTTACCTCGACGAAGATTACCCTTTCCTTCATAACGAAACAACACCCGATGTTTTGGGTAAATATTTCGAACCGCTGGAAACCAAACCGAACATTGTTTTCATAATTGTTGAAAGTCTTGGCCGGGCCTACAGTGGCGAAGGCGCTTATCTGGGCAGTTTTACGCCATTTTTGGATTCGCTGATGGATAAAAGTTTATACTGGGAAAACAATTTAAGTACTTCGGGCCGAACCTTCGAGGTGCTTCCTTCAACCCTGGCATCAGTTCCGTTTGGCGACCGTGGTTTTACAGAACTTGCCGAAGATATGCCCGATCATTTAAGCCTGATCAGCATTTTAAAAACCCAGGCCAACTACACCAGTTCGTTTACCTACGGCGGCGAAGCACATTTCGATAATATGGATATTTTTCTGAACCGACAGGGGATCGATAAAATTATCGACAATACCAATTTTGGCACAGGCTATAAAAAAATGCCGCCTTCTGCTACTAGTGGGTTTTCGTGGGGATTTGGCGATAAAGAAATTTTCAGACGTTATATCGATGAGATTAAAGCCGACAACACTGCAAGTCCGCGAATGGATGTTATTCTTACACTGGCAATACACAGCCCTTTTGTGGTTGCCAACCAGGACTATTACATTTCGAAGTTTAACGAGCGATTGGAGAAATTAGAGCTTTCGGAGAAAACAAAAAACTTTAACCGCAATTATCAGCAACAATTCTCAACCGTTCTTTATTTTGATGATGCACTCCGGTATTTCTTTAGCGAGTTCAAAAAACTGCCTTCGTTTAACAATACCATTTTTGTTATTACGGGCGACCACCGTATGCCGGAAGTTCCAATAAGTACGCAGCTCGACAGGTTCCATGTGCCGCTGGTAATTTATTCGCCAATGATAAAAAAGCCGGCAAAATTTTCATCGCTTGTTACACATTTCGACATTACGCCTTCGTTGCTCGCCATGCTGGATGCCGATAGCATTATTTCGCGTCCGAAAGCTGCTGCCTGGATCGGGCATGGGCTAGACGACGAAGAAGACTTCAGGGTGGCAAATGCTTATCCTTTGATGCGAAACAAAAACGAAATACTTGATTATATCGACGACGAACGCATGTTGGCCAACAAAGTAATTTACCAGGTTTACGAGAACATGAATATTGAAACCGTTGATGAACCCGATAAAGAAAAAGAACTGGAAGCTAAACTCAACAACTTCCTGTTAAAGAATAAGCATGCGTGCAAAAACAACAAACTTATTCCTGACTCGCTAAAAGTATATACTTACAAAGGACAATAA
- a CDS encoding tetratricopeptide repeat protein, whose translation MKLKLTVILIFCITVSFAQKGVIDEANKLIELKKYESAYKLLDNADPNNEKPDIAIAKTKLVLNYYVASEMHQIFALKDLTPNEELSAIRGDEGNYSMYKFSPNTILLDLIEKHPNNYELQKELGNFYHEIHLNYENNWLIPDSVLVNKFKNYYLNAYEKGVFDSWSAYGIGYAYLINLDYQSAIPFLKKSIELNSKDPYSNYNLAYAYLYTDQTEKGIESAKKALDLYDDPDDKANVARMIAVMYLEQEDSVNAMEYYKKADAIQPNNYSTVKALLELEMDLNMEAYRQRTKQFFLLAPEAPTIYQDLMRFYWTANKPDELIRFLSEQTNNYSTDYTVSGNLKFYTALIQHDKKDFKNAKLNFRLAKEAYEKVFDADHQVFKVIESYNNKLANYGS comes from the coding sequence ATGAAACTAAAACTTACTGTTATTCTGATCTTTTGTATTACCGTTTCCTTTGCCCAAAAAGGAGTAATAGATGAAGCGAATAAGCTTATTGAATTAAAAAAATACGAATCGGCATATAAGCTGCTGGATAATGCTGATCCGAATAATGAAAAACCGGATATTGCCATTGCAAAAACCAAGCTGGTATTAAACTACTATGTTGCAAGTGAGATGCACCAGATTTTTGCATTAAAAGACTTAACCCCGAACGAGGAACTGTCAGCTATTCGTGGAGATGAAGGTAATTATTCCATGTATAAATTTTCGCCGAATACAATATTGCTTGACTTGATTGAGAAGCACCCGAATAACTATGAGTTGCAAAAAGAATTAGGTAATTTCTATCATGAAATTCATTTAAACTATGAAAATAACTGGTTAATTCCCGATTCGGTTTTGGTGAATAAATTTAAAAACTATTACCTGAATGCCTACGAGAAAGGAGTGTTTGATTCCTGGTCGGCTTATGGTATTGGCTATGCCTACCTTATCAACCTTGATTATCAATCAGCTATTCCATTTTTAAAAAAATCGATTGAACTAAACAGCAAAGATCCGTACAGCAATTATAACCTGGCTTATGCCTATTTGTACACCGATCAAACCGAAAAAGGAATTGAAAGTGCAAAAAAAGCGCTCGACCTTTATGACGATCCTGACGATAAGGCGAATGTCGCCAGGATGATTGCCGTAATGTACCTGGAACAAGAGGATTCAGTAAATGCCATGGAGTATTACAAAAAAGCTGATGCCATTCAACCCAACAATTATTCTACGGTAAAAGCACTACTGGAGTTGGAAATGGATCTGAATATGGAAGCCTACAGGCAGCGGACAAAGCAGTTTTTTTTACTCGCTCCGGAAGCTCCAACAATATATCAAGACCTGATGAGATTTTACTGGACCGCTAATAAACCCGACGAGCTGATCCGGTTTTTATCAGAACAAACCAATAACTATTCTACTGATTATACTGTAAGCGGCAATTTAAAATTCTACACCGCTTTAATTCAACACGACAAAAAAGATTTTAAGAATGCCAAATTGAATTTCCGCTTAGCAAAAGAAGCTTATGAGAAAGTATTTGATGCTGATCATCAGGTGTTCAAAGTGATTGAGTCGTATAACAATAAATTGGCCAACTACGGTTCCTAA
- a CDS encoding magnesium-dependent phosphatase-1 → MKLFVFDLDFTLWDAGGTWCDATNPPYYWSNGALLDQSNNEIELYPDVIPVLEELKKNNRKIAAASRTFEPSWAQDLLHLFDIDKYFDLKEIYPSSKIQHFSKIKKYFGIDYSDMVFFDDEHRNIHEVGKLGVEAVFVEAGLRKEQVFRYLK, encoded by the coding sequence ATGAAGTTATTCGTTTTTGATTTGGATTTTACCCTGTGGGACGCCGGAGGTACCTGGTGCGATGCCACAAATCCGCCTTATTACTGGAGCAACGGAGCCTTGCTCGATCAGTCGAACAATGAAATTGAATTGTATCCTGACGTGATTCCTGTATTGGAGGAGCTCAAAAAGAATAACCGCAAAATTGCTGCAGCTTCACGCACCTTCGAGCCATCCTGGGCACAAGATCTGCTTCACCTGTTTGATATCGATAAATATTTTGATCTGAAAGAAATCTATCCAAGCAGTAAAATTCAGCATTTTTCAAAAATCAAAAAATATTTTGGAATTGACTATTCCGACATGGTTTTTTTCGACGACGAACACCGCAACATTCACGAAGTTGGAAAACTGGGAGTTGAAGCGGTTTTTGTCGAAGCAGGACTCCGAAAAGAGCAGGTATTTCGGTATTTAAAATAA